The nucleotide window tgtaaaCTGTCCACTATGTCATCCATTATGTGCGGCCTACCCTTTATGTAAATTGTCCACTATGTTagctccaccttcaatgtggatggtccatcacgCGGGGCCTCCTTCAATATGGAGGCTAGCGAGAACCTCCTTTGACATGAACTGTGAGAGAGGTAGAAAAGTTGGTGAAAACATTTACTCATTAAGACAAGTAGTTTTTGccacataagttacttttaccaTGATATCATGATGCTTATCAAACTAACTTGagtggtggtatccaaacgacccctagaGTCCACCATTTTGACAACTCCAATTACCTGTATAAATTAGAGAAAAGATATGCCTGCATGATAAGGTAGCGTGCAGATGGCTGCAGAGAAAGAACATACCTCTGATACTCATAATAGCAgttgttgtattttctttttaaccatacAATTCCAGGCTGATGATTGTTCGGCTATAACTAACCAATCTAGGATATTTGTGGGGACATCCGGGATTGATGATTTGGCCCATCATTTCAACGGCCTAGATCACCGGTCTACGATCTCACATGTATACAAGCCTACACCTCAACTTGAGACCCTATTATCCATTAAGATAATGATACATCAGAATTTAGAAGGACGAGATCAGATCAATCAAAGCATCCAATGACTGGTGGGAAGAGCCTCCTTTCCTTATAGAACGGTCCACGTTCTCCTTAAGATCCTTgatcctctctctcatctccttccCTTCATTTCCAACCATTAATCTTCTTATGGCCCAGTCTATCTCACATCTCTCCAGTCCATTCTCTAGTGTCATTCCCACCCTCCAAACATGACTCACTAACCTAGCATTGCCCGCTTGATCCATGAAACATGGCCAACAAAGCATGGGTACCCCCTCACATACGCTCTCCAACGTAGAATTCCAACCACCGTGTGTCCAAAACCCTCCAACTGATGGGTGAGACAACACCtcttgttgtggggcccacttgacaaCCAGGCCCCTATCACGCGTCTCCTCTTCAAACCCTTCTGGCAGCTCAGCGGCACATTCCGAGCCGTTAACGAATCCAGGCCTGACCACCCACAAGAAAGGCTGCCCACTATTGGCCAGGCCCCAGGCCATCTCGAGGAGATCCGGTCCGTCTATTGCAGCTATACTCCCGAAGCTCACATAGATAACAGATTTCGGGGCTTGTTTGGCCAGCCATGCCATGCAACTATGATCTGGACTTAACAAGCTGCTGGAACCAGAATGCCCTGCTGCAAACTTGTAGAGTGGGCCGATCGGGAAGACCGGGATCCGAAACTCCTGCTGGATTTTGGACAGTGTGGTCTGTTCAAGGCAGTCTAGAGCGTTGAAAATGAGCCCTGATGAGGCCCTCGTGGCACTGATCTGTCGGACAATCAATTGAAGAAATGTGCCCACGGTGGACGGAGGTGGGACAGGCAAGTCCTTGACTCTGAGGGGTGGGATTTCAGGCACTGGGACTTCTGAATTTGGATCTGGTAAGACACATTTAGTGAATTTTGTTTATGGTTAGAAgagtctcacacacacacacacacacacacacacacacacagatattgCTGTTTGGCCCATGGGTTTgttgatcccaaccattgatacCACAGGCAATGCTCTGGATGGACAGTGCCCACCAAAAGTATTCCAgagaggaagatcctagccatccatttcttgcACTTCTTAATGTCTATATGTGGCTTACTGATAGGACTAGGGTTTTCCCGTTGATGGGATTTTGGGCTTGTTGTCATCCACATTAAGAAGCATCTGATTAATGGCCAGGATCACCAACAAACTGGCCCCACTAACCAGTGGATGCCTTCGCATATCCTCGGGTCAAGGATCCTAGCAACAATTAGGATTTAACCAAACAATACCTCTCcgcgcgcggattaggtactatccCCGCCTGTTTCGAGCACGGGACAGGTTGAGGCTCCAAGGGCCACTGAGGGGGCACCCGTGATGTGtgaattatatccacaccgtccatccatttttacatatcattttatatttttatcctaaaaatagagaatgtccaaagctcaaataaagcacacggtggggattaaattcctacctttgaaaaattcttaggacgacagaagttttggatcaagatgatattggcTCTTTCACTACATCCATATGTAAataaccatatcaacaggttggatggaaaataaacgacacagtggaccctaaaaaggtttcaataatgCTGTGGTCGACTTGAGGAtgggatctactttatttttggtctaatactataaaatgatgcggaaagatggatggacagagtgaataaaagtcatacatcacagtggccccacggtGGCCCACCGAGCATATCTGTTTCTTCAGGCACTATTCGgtatatgtataaaaaaaaatatggatgatttttataataataaaaatccttTATATATGGATTTTGACCATACTCGTTATATAGCCAAATTCCCTAAAGTGatacaacctttcaaatattctgaGGGTGGAATTCTGACAGGCTTTGAAAAAAAATTTGGACCAAAATGCTCTTGTCCTTAGATCAGTAGTTGTACAATTTAAAGTGCGGAAGAAGTTACGTGTTATCTCAATTCCGAAAAAGTGACGTGGATGGAAGCCTTTTTTAGCGTGGCAAGGcccaacttgtggggcccacatatatatatatatatatatatataatccatgtcgcccatcctttttgtcgtgtcattttagggcaagggcccaaatatcagcctgatctagagctcgtgtgggccacataatagaaaataatggtgacactggcacccattgttgaaactttccaggctcactatgATATTTGTTAAAAgtagacattgcccaagttaggattTTTTGAGCCCGCGGTGAGCTGACCAACAAGGTGGATgcaacggatcaccccattgtgggccttaggctatggtaccaatgactatcctttcatttagtagtaaatgaagtgaatatgtgacaaccacaacccatgtaacatgacaaccacgacccatataacatgacaactatgacccatgacaaccatgacccatataacatgacaactacaacccatataacatgaaaacttcgacccttatcacattacaaccacggtctcatataacatgacaaccacaacctgtataacatgacaacttcgACACTTACAAcattacaactacgacccatataacatgacaatcacaacccatataacatgacaacttcggcccttaccacattacaaccacgacccatataacatgacaaccacgacctcgaCCTTTACtttattacaaccacgaccttaatctgtagcctttgatccatttttggtagtgtagGCAGTGAACAAGTGACAATCCGTCAattagatttagaatttaatttaacttcatgggccaaaaatgagttatatccaaaaaatttatggcccccaagaggttttaatggtacaTTTTCAATTTATATGGGTCGGGGTTGTCATGGTTGTGATGTGTTAGGGATTAGAGTTGTGATATGTTAAGCGTCGAGATTGTCACTTGTTCACTGCCTATACTACCAAATATAgatcaaaggctacggattaaggttgtggttgtaatgtaatAAGGGTCgatgtcgtggttgtcatgttatatgggttgtgataGTCATGTAATattggttgtggttgtcatgttatatggatcgtggttgtcatcggACGGAGTtgccatattatatgggtcgcggttgtcatcttatatgggtcgtggtttaggggtgcacacgggtcggttcggtgtggttctggggtgaaaccggaaccggaccgttcctaacagttctacaatttttggaaccggaaccggaccattagcaccctagaatGAAACCAAAATCGGACTGTGAAAAACGGTTCAGTTCTggatcggttccacagttctgggcttttaaaaatccagCCCAGTTAGATAATGTTCGTAGAAGGAGACAATTCATATTCAAAGGTGATTTAagtgatggacgaagtggatgccatacaaatatagcggcgggccccacagagctctccCTACAATGGAAAATGACAAAAAACGACAGAAAGAAATGTCACCCGCAAAGTATGAATTGGGATGCACGCAGCCCGTGTaacccaaagctctgtgggggctcacagagatgttcgtgtgacatccactccgtccatcagtttcttcaACAGATACAAAAACTGAGGATCGAATgtagaccattgaaaacttcttgggacccattcatgttttggatcaggcttatatttcTGGTTGAAAACATTGGCAGAGACAGACACGTGTTTTGAATTCAGACATATGTGTTCAATGGTGCAgtaatctacaccattcatctgttgaGTTCCCAATGTGGATGCAAAACACCCCAaaaatctcaatttaaaaaaaaaaaaaaaaaaacccttattcTTCACTTTCAAATACAACCCTTCATTCCCGTCCAAGCGTCACGTGTAGGCCAGCAAGATTG belongs to Magnolia sinica isolate HGM2019 chromosome 8, MsV1, whole genome shotgun sequence and includes:
- the LOC131252709 gene encoding UDP-glycosyltransferase 76B1-like: MARVGENQLPQAHHLLLFPCPFQGHLNPMLQLATLLHSKGFSITIVHTQFNSPNPSNFSNFHFEIIPDGLSDGLHPMDILSIINVNCAAPFRAVLARMLSDNRRGPITCVITDDVLSFTQSITDSLKVPRIVLVTCNATSYVTISSIPMLHQKGYYPIEDPNSEVPVPEIPPLRVKDLPVPPPSTVGTFLQLIVRQISATRASSGLIFNALDCLEQTTLSKIQQEFRIPVFPIGPLYKFAAGHSGSSSLLSPDHSCMAWLAKQAPKSVIYVSFGSIAAIDGPDLLEMAWGLANSGQPFLWVVRPGFVNGSECAAELPEGFEEETRDRGLVVKWAPQQEVLSHPSVGGFWTHGGWNSTLESVCEGVPMLCWPCFMDQAGNARLVSHVWRVGMTLENGLERCEIDWAIRRLMVGNEGKEMRERIKDLKENVDRSIRKGGSSHQSLDALIDLISSF